A single region of the Cucumis melo cultivar AY chromosome 3, USDA_Cmelo_AY_1.0, whole genome shotgun sequence genome encodes:
- the LOC103502633 gene encoding uncharacterized protein LOC103502633 — protein MVGVFRRSLSFPNKPVASPAAPRPQKPRISRHLRSISLPCRSHPLISSLKDEIANLKYWSSTDQRTAAWLCRGLAAVKLVHDYLDDILQLPQSREAMGRLSATWVENVLEGFLRFIDAYGIFQNLILGFLEEHVAAQVGMRRKEETKVELYKKAKKRMAKETGELGSVVRAGVTVVGEVEVEEEELTAAVKDVMEVTGMVSVAVFEGIGMSLGWRRRNRNWMRKGTKVKLENGIMEFMEMGVKKSEEDEVRMKDLEEWIRSIQDGTQNFFRTLMNTRVSILNALSH, from the coding sequence ATGGTGGGCGTTTTCCGGCGTTCTCTTTCTTTCCCCAACAAGCCGGTTGCCTCCCCCGCCGCCCCCCGTCCACAGAAGCCCCGAATTTCCAGGCACCTCCGATCCATCAGTTTACCCTGCAGATCCCATCCATTGATCTCGTCTCTCAAGGACGAGATCGCCAATCTCAAATACTGGTCGTCCACTGACCAACGCACTGCCGCCTGGCTCTGCCGCGGCCTAGCCGCAGTGAAACTCGTACATGACTACCTTGACGACATCCTCCAACTCCCTCAGTCACGTGAGGCCATGGGTCGACTCTCCGCTACGTGGGTAGAGAACGTTCTAGAAGGCTTCCTCCGCTTCATCGATGCTTACGGGATCTTCCAGAACCTCATCCTGGGGTTCTTAGAAGAGCATGTGGCAGCGCAGGTGGGAATGCGGAGAAAAGAGGAGACGAAAGTGGAGTTGTACAAAAAAGCGAAAAAACGGATGGCGAAAGAAACAGGGGAGTTGGGTTCGGTGGTCCGGGCGGGCGTGACGGTGGTTGGGGAGGTGGAGGTGGAGGAGGAGGAGCTGACGGCGGCAGTGAAGGATGTGATGGAGGTGACGGGGATGGTTTCGGTGGCGGTTTTTGAAGGGATTGGAATGTCGTTGGGATGGAGGAGGAGGAATAGGAATTGGATGAGGAAAGGGACGAAGGTGAAATTGGAGAATGGGATAATGGAGTTTATGGAAATGGGTGTAAAGAAGAGTGAGGAAGATGAAGTGAGAATGAAGGATTTGGAGGAGTGGATTCGGAGTATACAAGATGGAACTCAGAATTTCTTTAGGACTTTGATGAATACTAGAGTTTCGATACTCAATGCTCTCTCCCattaa
- the LOC103502634 gene encoding protein ALTERED PHOSPHATE STARVATION RESPONSE 1-like yields the protein MGCASSKLDNLPAVALCRDRCKFLDQALVSTHSLIDSHSAYADSLDKTASALRRLFDQDGETGGGDLKCAPPPPAAPKKDRSDSDSDSEEEEEDGCFDQEKPLSPPVGSFMFSNYDSARGQPPPPPPTGSSWDFFNFFDSYERYEQPIFNWDREGADRKLPTTKVVAKKKKKPALVVDSKKNEVTEKSNQPEKKIDDPKMSVLDLMREIKGSFEKASESSNSISKLLSYGQRMSFCKDTRTGSRGLLSTLKKLSVWEQKLYLEVKAEERLRMLLEKKCRQLKNLMEKKADARKIDPLRNSIRNLSIKLKISIQVVDRISITISKLRDEEFFAEMNELIRGLQSMWKSMLETHKQQTQALTDPKPFESILNGALDDTHLEAAMDLKLELENWRTNFIELIATQKDCIKALNGWLLRCLLYEPDPEETPNGGCPPPFSPERIGAPPVFVIGHLWSDTADTFSDKDVSEAIQGLVLKLDQALEQQSLDLQRLALANKDLEKKIKVKKTTTMNHEEKTVAVAAGTVHKVGKFSGCEIQLGLRQIFVGLTRFCGDSIKAYEELCCSAITEEKQEQSQSQSGPP from the exons ATGGGCTGTGCCTCGTCCAAGCTCGACAATCTTCCGGCGGTGGCTCTTTGCCGTGACCGTTGCAAGTTTCTTGACCAAGCTCTTGTTTCTACCCATTCACTCATTGATTCCCACTCTGCTTATGCTGATTCACTCGACAAAACCGCCTCCGCTCTCCGCCGTTTGTTTGATCAAGACGGCGAAACCGGTGGAGGAGATTTGAAATGCGCTCCACCACCGCCTGCTGCCCCTAAAAAGGACAGATCGGATTCCGATTCCGAttctgaagaagaagaagaagatgggtgTTTTGATCAAGAGAAACCGCTGTCTCCCCCGGTTGGAAGTTTTATGTTTTCGAATTACGATTCGGCAAGAGGACAGCCGCCACCGCCGCCACCGACTGGCTCATCGTGggatttcttcaatttcttCGACTCGTACGAGAGATACGAGCAACCCATTTTCAATTGGGACCGTGAAGGAGCAGATCGGAAGTTACCAACAACGAAAGTTGTggcgaagaagaagaagaaaccgGCGCTGGTTGTTGATTCGAAGAAAAATGAGGTAACGGAAAAATCAAACCAACCGGAAAAGAAGATTGATGATCCAAAGATGAGTGTGTTGGATTTGATGAGAGAAATCAAGGGGTCCTTTGAAAAAGCATCTGAATCGAGCAATTCCATTTCAAAATTGCTTTCTTATGGTCAAAGAATGAGTTTTTGCAAAG ATACAAGAACAGGCTCACGAGGTTTATTGTCTACTTTGAAGAAGCTGTCTGTTTGGGAGCAAAAACTGTACTTGGAAGTGAAG GCTGAGGAGAGATTGCGTATGCTCTTGGAGAAGAAATGCCGGCAGCTGAAGAATTTGATGGAGAAGAAGGCTGATGCTCGGAAAATTGATCCCCTTCGAAATTCCATCAGAAATTTGTcgattaaattgaaaatttcaattcaaGTTGTTGATAGGATTTCGATTACAATAAGCAAATTGAGAGATGAAGAATTTTTTGCAGAGATGAATGAATTGATTCGTGG ATTACAGAGCATGTGGAAATCCATGTTAGAAACTCACAAGCAACAAACCCAAGCACTAACAGACCCAAAACCCTTCGAATCAATCCTCAACGGCGCCCTCGACGACACTCATCTGGAAGCCGCCATGGATTTAAAACTCGAGCTCGAGAATTGGAGAACAAATTTCATCGAATTAATAGCCACTCAAAAGGACTGCATCAAAGCCCTGAACGGTTGGCTTCTCCGATGCCTATTATACGAACCCGACCCCGAAGAGACCCCCAACGGCGGCTGCCCGCCGCCTTTTTCTCCGGAAAGAATTGGAGCTCCTCCCGTGTTTGTAATCGGGCACCTATGGTCCGACACTGCCGATACATTCTCCGACAAGGACGTCTCTGAGGCCATACAGGGGCTGGTCTTGAAATTGGATCAGGCGCTTGAACAGCAGAGTTTGGATTTGCAGAGATTGGCGTTGGCGAATAAAGATTTAGAGAAGAAAATTAAGGTGAAGAAGACAACGACGATGAATCATGAGGAGAAGACAGTAGCAGTGGCGGCGGGAACTGTGCATAAAGTAGGGAAATTTAGTGGGTGTGAAATTCAATTGGGACTGAGGCAGATTTTTGTGGGGTTGACGAGGTTTTGTGGGGACTCCATTAAAGCTTACGAGGAGCTCTGTTGTTCAGCCATAACTGAAGAGAAACAAGAACAGAGTCAGAGCCAGTCAGGTCCGCCATAA